The following coding sequences are from one Candidatus Neomarinimicrobiota bacterium window:
- a CDS encoding corrinoid protein → MSLDNIQQAIILGNVASISSSVQNLLEQGQTAQQILDLQLLPGMAIVGERFKRNEMFLPQVLMSAQAMQTAIDILKPHLIQDATGSSRNTVVIGTVKGDMHDIGKNLVRIMLLGAGFEVIDLGVNVPPQRFLEATATHQAQVVCLSALLSSTMNNMREIVQLFRNDEILHSTKIMIGGAPVNRAFSESIGADGYAPTAPGAVERIQGLVFNDR, encoded by the coding sequence ATGTCTCTTGATAATATTCAACAGGCCATCATTCTGGGAAATGTTGCTTCCATTTCCAGCTCAGTGCAAAACCTTTTGGAACAAGGGCAGACTGCCCAGCAAATTCTCGATCTGCAATTGTTACCCGGCATGGCAATTGTCGGTGAACGTTTTAAGCGGAATGAAATGTTCCTACCCCAGGTTCTTATGTCTGCTCAAGCTATGCAAACGGCTATTGATATCCTCAAGCCACATCTGATCCAGGATGCAACCGGTTCTAGCAGAAATACTGTTGTCATTGGTACCGTGAAGGGTGATATGCACGACATCGGCAAAAATCTGGTGCGGATCATGCTGCTGGGGGCAGGATTTGAAGTGATCGATCTAGGTGTTAATGTTCCGCCTCAACGCTTTCTGGAAGCTACCGCTACCCACCAGGCTCAAGTTGTCTGTCTTTCAGCATTGTTATCATCAACCATGAACAATATGCGTGAAATAGTGCAGCTCTTTCGAAATGATGAAATCCTGCATTCCACCAAGATCATGATTGGGGGTGCCCCGGTGAATCGAGCATTCTCAGAATCTATTGGAGCAGATGGTTATGCCCCAACAGCGCCTGGGGCAGTTGAGCGGATTCAGGGATTAGTTTTTAACGATCGGTAG